A region of Solea solea chromosome 7, fSolSol10.1, whole genome shotgun sequence DNA encodes the following proteins:
- the kcne4 gene encoding potassium voltage-gated channel subfamily E member 4, with translation MEHLENSTAFPNRISQHTESSVNSLTDKGDGNAFLYILIVMCFYGVFLCGVMLVYFRSKRREKRRINIFTRLVHEEERREWGSLPKKNSLSFPAAATAASGLRSVHVSLPFCGFHGNHFGHRSCEDALPSPLACALCTEQSSISSLCSSADTHIAIEEESDTGTAEEPEENVKGGPKNSGDDSG, from the coding sequence ATGGAGCATCTGGAAAACTCCACCGCTTTCCCAAACCGAATCTCCCAGCACACAGAGAGCAGCGTGAACTCCCTGACGGACAAAGGCGACGGGAACGCGTTTCTTTACATACTGATCGTCATGTGTTTCTACGGAGTCTTCCTCTGCGGGGTCATGCTTGTTTACTTCCGCTCCAAGCGCAGGGAAAAGAGAAGGATCAACATCTTTACGCGCCTGGTACACGAGGAGGAGCGGCGGGAGTGGGGCTCTCTGCCCAAGAAGAACAGCCTCTCCTTCCCCGCCGCAGCCACCGCTGCCTCCGGACTGCGATCAGTGCACGTGTCCCTGCCTTTCTGCGGTTTCCACGGCAACCACTTTGGACACCGCAGCTGCGAGGACGCGCTGCCATCTCCGCTGGCGTGTGCGCTGTGCACCGAGCAGAGCAGCATCAGCTCGCTGTGCTCATCCGCGGACACGCACATCGCCATCGAGGAGGAGTCGGACACCGGGACGGCGGAGGAACCGGAGGAGAACGTGAAGGGAGGGCCGAAGAACAGCGGGGACGATTCAGGCTGA